One stretch of Pradoshia sp. D12 DNA includes these proteins:
- a CDS encoding 3D domain-containing protein codes for MKKTLLSFVAVASIAVAMGGPQASAQEITIKKGDTLWGISNKYDTSVDHIKELNNLDSDIIIENTKLIVKEDQPKTYTVKKGDSLWKIAVKNKISINQLKSWNSLNSEIIQPGQVLNLSGVGQPAKNNTEAVQQKTTTTSTTTKTETKTETTTTTAKSTGQKAGKTLSVSATAYTASCNGCSGVTATGVDLNANPNAKVIAVDPSVIPLGSKVYVEGYGYATAADTGGAIKGNKIDVFIPTQDAALNWGRKQVNIQILN; via the coding sequence ATGAAGAAAACTTTGTTATCATTCGTAGCGGTAGCTTCCATCGCCGTTGCTATGGGCGGACCCCAAGCATCTGCCCAAGAAATCACAATCAAAAAAGGTGATACACTATGGGGTATCTCAAATAAATACGACACTTCTGTTGATCATATTAAAGAACTCAATAATTTAGATTCCGATATCATTATTGAGAATACTAAATTGATCGTAAAGGAAGACCAACCAAAAACTTATACCGTTAAAAAAGGTGATAGTCTTTGGAAGATAGCTGTTAAAAATAAAATCTCTATTAATCAGCTAAAAAGTTGGAATAGCTTAAATTCAGAAATTATTCAACCAGGTCAAGTCCTTAATTTGTCTGGTGTAGGCCAACCGGCAAAAAATAATACTGAAGCTGTTCAACAAAAAACAACAACTACATCAACAACTACTAAAACTGAAACAAAAACAGAGACAACAACTACTACTGCAAAGTCTACTGGGCAAAAAGCAGGAAAAACTCTCTCTGTTTCAGCCACAGCTTATACAGCTAGTTGTAACGGTTGTTCTGGCGTCACTGCTACCGGAGTCGATTTAAATGCGAATCCAAATGCTAAAGTAATCGCAGTTGACCCTAGTGTAATTCCATTAGGTTCAAAAGTTTATGTTGAAGGTTATGGATATGCTACTGCTGCTGATACCGGTGGTGCTATTAAAGGGAACAAAATAGATGTTTTCATCCCTACACAAGATGCTGCTCTTAATTGGGGACGTAAACAAGTTAACATTCAAATTTTAAACTAA
- a CDS encoding S1C family serine protease produces the protein MKNGPKRKRSKVVLVSFSIIAILSASIYLLAANQTNNHKQVEYGSIKEIKLVHKENGKTNQAEEIKTTPKPATEIKVDTKKEVSEIITESLAKVFTIFTEDNQGTGFIINDHGDILTNAHVVEGSVDITAIDYTSQSYAGKVIGYSNIHDVAIIRIPELANQQSLGLATREYASIGEEVIALGSPLAKTNTATLGTIAAINRSFYIGERIYENIYQMTARISPGSSGGPLVSVKSGKVIGINSARSIEDESIGFSIPLKDVYSFISGWVSNPLSESDIPGLFYTETGDFHFEEEDEEIDEGYFEGGETTDEPGVYYEIPEDWYEVDGEYNNQSEAEKEDVIEGNLLDNKQEEQLIVEPSDEKPVSISVKEQKENEE, from the coding sequence TTGAAGAATGGACCAAAAAGAAAGAGATCAAAAGTTGTCTTGGTTTCTTTTAGTATCATCGCTATTCTTTCAGCAAGCATCTATTTATTAGCTGCAAATCAAACGAATAATCATAAGCAGGTCGAATATGGAAGCATAAAAGAAATAAAATTGGTACATAAAGAGAATGGAAAAACGAATCAAGCAGAGGAAATTAAAACAACGCCTAAACCGGCAACTGAAATAAAAGTAGATACAAAAAAAGAGGTTTCTGAGATTATAACTGAATCACTTGCAAAAGTTTTTACTATTTTCACTGAGGATAATCAAGGTACTGGATTTATCATTAATGATCATGGAGATATCCTTACAAATGCTCATGTAGTAGAGGGCTCTGTTGATATAACAGCAATCGATTATACAAGTCAATCCTATGCAGGAAAAGTCATTGGATATTCGAATATCCATGATGTCGCAATTATCAGGATACCTGAATTGGCGAATCAGCAATCCTTGGGGCTAGCTACCCGGGAATATGCTTCGATAGGTGAGGAAGTAATAGCATTGGGGAGTCCGCTCGCAAAAACTAATACAGCAACTTTGGGAACAATTGCAGCCATTAACCGAAGTTTTTATATTGGGGAGCGTATATATGAAAATATTTACCAAATGACTGCTCGGATATCTCCTGGAAGCAGTGGCGGTCCATTAGTATCTGTAAAATCAGGCAAAGTAATTGGAATCAATTCAGCGAGATCGATTGAGGATGAATCAATTGGGTTTAGCATTCCCCTGAAGGATGTTTATTCGTTTATCAGTGGTTGGGTTTCAAATCCGTTATCGGAGAGTGATATACCAGGCTTGTTTTATACGGAGACCGGTGATTTTCATTTTGAGGAAGAAGATGAAGAAATTGACGAAGGATATTTTGAAGGTGGAGAAACAACTGATGAGCCAGGGGTTTATTACGAAATTCCTGAAGACTGGTATGAGGTAGATGGGGAATATAATAATCAATCTGAGGCTGAAAAAGAGGATGTTATTGAAGGAAATCTTTTAGACAATAAACAAGAGGAACAATTAATAGTAGAACCCAGTGACGAAAAACCAGTAAGTATTTCTGTAAAAGAACAAAAGGAGAACGAAGAATAA
- a CDS encoding acyl-CoA dehydrogenase family protein has translation MYLRLTDEQKMVQKTIRRFVEKELMPLENEVLRNEREGKPSLSPGKLKELQLKAKEAGFWGINTPEEYGGADLGQMMMAIVAIEVAKTFVPFTFGGSADNILYYANDEQKKKYLIPTINGDKKSCFAMTEPGAGSDTQNIKMTAVKNGSEWVLNGEKTFITGGNDADFVMAMAITDKQQHIESRGREGVTCFIVDRDMGWRSEFIQTMGEGGPAGLVFDNVRVPEENILGELHKGYNLGLEWIGFARWIVGARAVGAAERLLQMAIDYAKERITFGKPIAERQAIQWQIADSAVEIEAARWLTLNAAFTLDHGEDNRHVASIAKLYGANMGNRVVDRVLQIHGGMGYTRELPIERWYREARLWRIYDGTDEIQRMIIARNLIKGHVKIGEFS, from the coding sequence ATGTATTTACGTTTAACTGATGAACAAAAAATGGTTCAAAAAACAATTCGTAGATTTGTGGAAAAGGAATTAATGCCATTAGAAAATGAAGTGTTACGAAATGAACGAGAAGGGAAACCAAGCCTCTCTCCGGGTAAGCTTAAGGAATTACAATTAAAAGCGAAGGAAGCTGGATTTTGGGGCATTAACACACCTGAAGAATATGGCGGCGCTGACTTAGGTCAGATGATGATGGCTATTGTAGCTATTGAGGTAGCCAAAACATTTGTCCCTTTCACCTTTGGCGGTTCAGCGGACAATATTCTGTACTATGCAAATGATGAACAAAAGAAAAAATACTTGATCCCTACAATAAACGGTGACAAGAAATCCTGTTTCGCCATGACAGAACCAGGTGCAGGCTCGGATACGCAAAATATAAAAATGACAGCTGTAAAGAATGGCTCAGAATGGGTCCTTAATGGAGAGAAGACCTTTATTACGGGAGGAAATGATGCTGACTTTGTTATGGCCATGGCAATTACCGATAAACAACAGCACATCGAATCAAGAGGTCGTGAAGGAGTAACCTGTTTTATTGTAGACCGTGATATGGGATGGCGTTCTGAGTTTATCCAAACGATGGGGGAAGGAGGTCCAGCCGGATTAGTGTTTGATAATGTTCGAGTTCCTGAGGAAAATATCTTAGGTGAATTGCATAAAGGATATAATTTAGGGCTTGAATGGATTGGCTTTGCAAGATGGATTGTAGGAGCGCGCGCTGTTGGTGCGGCTGAGCGATTATTGCAAATGGCAATTGATTATGCAAAGGAGCGTATCACATTCGGTAAACCAATTGCCGAGCGACAAGCCATTCAATGGCAGATAGCAGATTCTGCGGTTGAGATTGAAGCAGCGAGGTGGCTTACCTTAAATGCTGCATTTACTCTTGATCATGGGGAAGATAACCGGCATGTGGCGTCGATTGCAAAATTGTATGGAGCCAATATGGGAAATCGGGTGGTCGATCGGGTTTTACAAATTCATGGTGGTATGGGTTATACGAGAGAATTACCGATTGAGCGTTGGTACCGTGAAGCAAGACTTTGGAGAATTTATGATGGAACTGACGAAATCCAGCGAATGATCATCGCCCGTAATCTTATAAAAGGTCATGTTAAAATAGGAGAATTTAGCTGA
- a CDS encoding FtsB family cell division protein gives MRKLNTRKIVLLFVLAGLFSLGLIIQYYYQHSKASAELEQLNKEINLAKENNKQLEREIINLHKEIEKYAEEESPITDDVDSNINSTEDKINTADTTNTVEDETTKLSSDEENEKQQGTSDLESAQDQAINLVKDHINYTNESNVHFEVQGKISGTEDLSIHVYEVVVDEGESQHTATWGWYGVNVTTGKVYEING, from the coding sequence ATGAGAAAATTAAACACAAGAAAAATAGTACTATTATTTGTTTTAGCAGGTTTGTTTAGCCTCGGATTAATCATTCAATATTACTATCAGCATTCTAAAGCTTCCGCTGAGCTGGAACAATTAAATAAAGAAATTAATCTTGCTAAAGAAAACAATAAACAGTTGGAAAGGGAAATCATAAATTTACACAAAGAAATCGAAAAATACGCCGAAGAGGAATCACCTATTACCGATGATGTTGATTCAAATATAAACTCCACAGAAGATAAAATAAACACTGCTGATACAACGAATACGGTTGAAGATGAAACAACCAAACTCTCGTCTGATGAAGAAAACGAAAAACAACAGGGCACTTCTGATCTCGAATCCGCTCAGGATCAGGCTATTAATCTCGTAAAGGATCATATTAATTATACCAATGAATCAAACGTTCATTTCGAAGTCCAAGGGAAGATATCAGGCACTGAGGATTTATCTATACATGTATATGAAGTAGTAGTTGATGAGGGAGAAAGCCAGCATACCGCAACCTGGGGATGGTATGGAGTTAACGTTACAACAGGAAAAGTTTACGAAATTAATGGTTGA
- a CDS encoding DUF2628 domain-containing protein → MVKLEDSQQEKQNIKVYIGDHYHSFLNENHRIKSWNFFGLVFGMFWLAYRKRYLIVGIFILIDILVSLLFRNHLFYWLVFAALMHLYIGRSGNLLYLAGTKKHVEQIRRKHPHLDEKEMKRLLIKKGRTSWCFILPLLIYFVLIHTYVFIDDIKIIVASYF, encoded by the coding sequence ATGGTTAAATTAGAAGATTCTCAGCAGGAAAAACAAAATATAAAGGTATATATCGGCGATCACTATCATTCATTTTTAAATGAGAATCATAGAATTAAAAGTTGGAATTTTTTCGGTTTAGTCTTCGGGATGTTCTGGCTTGCATATCGAAAAAGATATCTGATTGTCGGTATTTTCATCCTGATTGATATTTTGGTATCTCTTCTATTCCGTAATCACCTGTTTTATTGGTTAGTTTTTGCCGCATTAATGCACCTTTATATAGGCAGAAGCGGTAATCTTTTATATTTAGCCGGTACAAAAAAACATGTTGAACAGATAAGACGTAAACATCCACATCTCGATGAAAAGGAGATGAAACGCTTACTAATAAAAAAAGGGCGAACCAGCTGGTGTTTTATTTTGCCTTTACTTATCTATTTTGTTCTTATTCATACCTATGTGTTTATCGACGATATTAAAATTATAGTAGCCTCATATTTTTAA
- a CDS encoding MaoC family dehydratase N-terminal domain-containing protein → MFAQAVGKRSNRVLNRVDRERVKQFAKAIGDEHPIYVDREYGKKSRYGENIAPPTYPRVFNYGELEGLELPSKGLIHGEQIYHYERPLLIDEEVYCFAKVKDYKERTGSNGKMGILRIENNGEDKEGNSIFTSTIVIIINEVVQKELKA, encoded by the coding sequence ATGTTTGCTCAAGCAGTAGGCAAGAGATCAAATCGAGTGTTAAATAGAGTTGACAGAGAACGTGTTAAACAATTTGCCAAAGCAATTGGAGATGAGCATCCTATATATGTTGATCGGGAATATGGCAAGAAATCAAGATACGGTGAGAATATCGCTCCACCAACATATCCAAGAGTATTCAATTATGGAGAGTTAGAAGGTCTGGAGCTGCCATCTAAAGGACTAATCCATGGAGAGCAAATCTATCATTATGAGAGACCTTTATTAATAGATGAAGAAGTATATTGTTTTGCAAAAGTAAAAGATTATAAAGAGAGAACTGGAAGTAACGGAAAAATGGGCATTTTGCGGATTGAAAACAATGGTGAAGATAAAGAAGGAAACTCGATATTTACTTCTACCATTGTCATTATTATAAATGAAGTTGTGCAAAAGGAGTTGAAAGCATGA
- a CDS encoding type 1 glutamine amidotransferase domain-containing protein → MRLKDKKILSFVHHEFEDLELWYPIHRLREEGAIVHLAGEQAKVKYIGKYGVPAESEYSFAEVNPNDYDAVLVPGGWAPDKLRRFPEVLEFIQKMDEQQKPIGQICHAGWVLISADILKGVKVTSTPGIRDDMVNAGASWYDEAVIVDGHIVSSRRPPDLPDYMREFIKVLEK, encoded by the coding sequence ATGAGATTAAAGGATAAGAAGATTCTAAGTTTTGTACATCATGAATTTGAGGACCTCGAATTGTGGTATCCAATTCATCGACTGCGTGAAGAAGGAGCAATAGTTCATTTGGCGGGTGAACAGGCAAAAGTCAAGTATATTGGCAAGTATGGCGTACCCGCAGAAAGTGAGTATAGCTTTGCAGAAGTAAATCCAAATGATTATGACGCAGTTTTAGTTCCTGGAGGCTGGGCTCCTGATAAACTTCGCAGATTTCCAGAAGTATTAGAGTTTATCCAAAAAATGGATGAACAGCAAAAACCAATCGGACAAATTTGCCATGCAGGCTGGGTATTGATATCAGCTGATATTTTAAAGGGAGTAAAGGTGACAAGTACACCTGGAATACGAGATGATATGGTCAATGCAGGAGCTTCCTGGTATGATGAAGCGGTTATCGTAGACGGACATATTGTTTCAAGTCGACGCCCGCCTGATTTACCGGATTACATGCGTGAATTTATCAAAGTACTAGAGAAATAA
- a CDS encoding R2-like ligand-binding oxidase, translating to MRETITATSRGLLVDSFPYRLYQKAKRVGTWNPADIDFTKDATDWKQATPGQRHSILRLLSQFQAGEEAVTLDLLPLMMAIAKEGRIEEEMFLTTFLFEEAKHTEFFRAVLDAIGEKGELNPLLTDTYKQVFQVILPNAMDRLLTDQSPEAIADASTVYNMFVEGVLAETGYFSFYQSLEKSNLMPGLLEGIGNLKRDESRHIGYGTYLLQRLICEHPHIYDDVVMKRMAELTPLALTIVEEGLTDADIEAFGTSPEEVVNFSMKQLQIRMDILSRARGKKIEEIYRTSESEVGMI from the coding sequence ATGAGAGAAACCATTACAGCTACGTCAAGAGGCCTCTTGGTAGATTCATTTCCATATCGTTTGTATCAAAAAGCAAAAAGGGTGGGGACATGGAATCCAGCTGATATCGATTTTACAAAGGATGCTACGGATTGGAAGCAGGCAACACCGGGACAAAGGCATAGCATTCTTCGTCTTCTTTCACAATTTCAGGCAGGAGAAGAAGCTGTCACACTTGATTTATTACCGCTTATGATGGCAATTGCCAAGGAGGGACGGATTGAAGAGGAAATGTTCCTGACTACCTTCCTGTTTGAAGAAGCAAAGCATACTGAATTTTTTAGAGCCGTCTTGGACGCAATTGGAGAAAAGGGTGAGTTAAATCCTTTATTAACAGATACGTATAAGCAAGTATTTCAAGTCATTTTACCAAATGCAATGGATCGCCTGCTTACAGATCAATCACCTGAGGCGATTGCGGATGCCTCCACTGTATATAACATGTTTGTAGAAGGGGTACTTGCTGAAACGGGATATTTTTCATTTTATCAATCGCTGGAAAAATCAAATTTAATGCCAGGATTGCTTGAGGGAATTGGCAATTTGAAGAGGGATGAATCTCGCCATATCGGCTATGGTACTTACTTGCTTCAGCGTTTGATTTGTGAGCATCCTCATATATATGATGATGTTGTCATGAAACGGATGGCGGAGTTAACGCCGCTGGCTCTAACAATTGTGGAAGAGGGATTAACAGATGCGGATATAGAGGCATTTGGGACAAGCCCTGAAGAGGTTGTTAACTTTTCCATGAAGCAGCTTCAAATTAGAATGGATATTCTATCAAGGGCGAGAGGAAAGAAAATTGAAGAGATCTATAGAACTTCTGAAAGCGAAGTTGGCATGATTTAA
- a CDS encoding MaoC/PaaZ C-terminal domain-containing protein produces MTCLLDIQTGDELEEVKLEPVSKEALVEYANASGDHNPIHKDEEQAKRLGLPGIIAHGMWTMGNLSKLFTPYYEDGFIKDFTIRFRDMVFLNDSIRLKAKLETKLENELHFIVSAINQKEQEVLKGTVVYYLYETS; encoded by the coding sequence ATGACATGTTTGCTTGATATACAGACTGGTGATGAATTGGAAGAAGTAAAATTGGAACCTGTTTCTAAAGAAGCATTGGTTGAGTACGCTAATGCTTCTGGGGATCATAATCCTATCCATAAGGATGAGGAGCAAGCAAAAAGATTAGGACTTCCGGGTATTATAGCACATGGAATGTGGACAATGGGGAATCTGTCAAAACTGTTTACCCCTTATTATGAGGATGGATTTATAAAAGATTTTACAATTCGTTTTCGTGACATGGTCTTTTTGAACGATTCAATAAGATTAAAAGCAAAGCTTGAAACAAAATTAGAAAATGAGTTACATTTTATCGTTTCTGCTATTAATCAAAAAGAGCAGGAGGTACTGAAAGGTACCGTAGTGTATTATTTATACGAAACTAGTTAA
- a CDS encoding metal ABC transporter permease, translated as MGAILVVGMLIVPAATGYLLTERLSVMIMISLIVGALSSVFGYYTAVVLDVSIAGCMVAVSGLIFGIVFLFSPTHGIVFKNFQHRKLRNSFI; from the coding sequence GTGGGCGCTATTCTTGTTGTAGGTATGTTGATTGTACCGGCCGCAACTGGCTATCTTTTAACAGAGCGCCTGAGTGTCATGATTATGATCAGTTTAATAGTTGGGGCTCTAAGCTCCGTTTTCGGTTATTACACAGCCGTTGTTTTAGATGTCTCTATTGCCGGTTGTATGGTTGCAGTGTCTGGCTTGATTTTTGGAATCGTGTTTTTGTTCTCACCTACCCATGGAATCGTGTTTAAAAATTTCCAACATAGAAAATTAAGAAATTCTTTTATTTAA
- a CDS encoding beta-ketoacyl-ACP reductase, which translates to MTGRFENRVAIITGGSRGIGKAIAENLAVQGAKVALFDVNEEALQATAEQFKQKEFDCMTRVADVTSSEEVEKAVKEVYEHYGAIDILVNNAGVIRDNLIFKMTDTDWQLVIDVHLKGSFNMTRAAQKYMVQQKYGRIINISSTSALGNRGQVNYSAAKAGLQGFTKTLAIELGGFGITANSVAPGFIETDMTKETAARVGIPFEQLIEANVSIIPVGRSGKPEDIANAVLFFADEKSSFVNGQVLYVAGGPKN; encoded by the coding sequence ATGACTGGGAGATTTGAAAATAGAGTGGCCATTATTACCGGAGGAAGTAGAGGGATAGGTAAAGCAATTGCAGAAAATTTGGCCGTACAAGGTGCTAAGGTAGCGCTTTTTGATGTAAATGAAGAAGCACTGCAAGCGACTGCGGAACAATTTAAACAGAAAGAATTTGATTGTATGACTCGTGTTGCAGATGTTACTTCATCAGAGGAAGTGGAGAAAGCTGTAAAGGAAGTATATGAACACTATGGCGCTATTGATATTCTGGTTAATAATGCAGGAGTCATCCGAGATAACCTGATTTTTAAAATGACAGATACAGATTGGCAATTGGTAATTGATGTTCACTTGAAGGGCTCCTTTAATATGACTAGAGCAGCGCAAAAATATATGGTCCAGCAAAAGTATGGGCGCATTATTAATATCTCCTCCACCTCAGCGCTTGGGAACAGAGGGCAAGTGAATTATTCTGCAGCAAAGGCCGGTTTGCAGGGGTTTACTAAAACCTTGGCTATTGAACTGGGTGGGTTTGGTATTACGGCTAATTCAGTGGCACCTGGATTTATTGAAACAGATATGACAAAGGAGACAGCTGCTCGAGTCGGTATACCATTTGAACAGTTAATTGAAGCAAATGTTTCAATCATTCCTGTTGGACGCAGTGGTAAACCTGAAGATATTGCTAACGCTGTTTTATTTTTTGCTGATGAAAAGTCTTCGTTTGTAAACGGACAGGTTTTATATGTGGCAGGTGGACCTAAAAATTAA
- the gnd gene encoding phosphogluconate dehydrogenase (NAD(+)-dependent, decarboxylating), translating into MKLGLIGLGKMGMNLAKNLIDHQIIVHAYDVNSASVESLQKYGAIGSPNMKEIVDKLEQPRVIWLMVPHTVVDNVIEELFPLLSPGDILIDGGNSNYKESMRRSRVLKEAGIYFMDVGTSGGMEGARNGACYMIGGDQNAWKVIEPLFAATSVPNGYLYAGDSGSGHYLKMVHNGIEYGMMAAIGEGFEILEKSEFNFDYEQVARVWNNGSVVRSWLMQLTEQAFAKDARLEGIKGVMHSSGEGKWALETALDLQASTPVMALALLMRFRSQENDTFNGKVVAALRNEFGGHKVEKNE; encoded by the coding sequence ATGAAGTTAGGTTTAATTGGTCTTGGCAAGATGGGGATGAATTTGGCTAAAAATTTAATAGACCACCAAATTATTGTGCATGCTTATGATGTAAATTCAGCTTCGGTTGAGAGCCTTCAAAAATATGGTGCCATTGGCAGTCCTAATATGAAAGAAATAGTGGATAAACTGGAGCAACCCAGAGTCATATGGCTGATGGTACCACATACTGTGGTTGATAATGTTATAGAAGAGCTTTTTCCACTGTTAAGTCCTGGAGATATTTTAATAGATGGGGGAAATTCAAATTATAAGGAATCGATGAGACGAAGCAGGGTATTAAAAGAAGCTGGAATCTATTTTATGGATGTCGGTACTTCCGGGGGAATGGAAGGAGCAAGAAATGGGGCATGTTATATGATTGGTGGCGATCAAAACGCATGGAAAGTGATTGAACCATTATTTGCAGCCACTTCCGTACCAAATGGGTACTTATATGCAGGTGATTCGGGGAGCGGACATTATTTAAAAATGGTTCATAACGGAATTGAGTATGGGATGATGGCAGCTATTGGTGAGGGATTTGAAATCCTCGAAAAAAGTGAATTTAATTTTGATTATGAACAAGTAGCAAGAGTCTGGAATAATGGATCGGTTGTGCGCTCCTGGTTAATGCAATTAACGGAGCAAGCTTTTGCTAAAGATGCCCGTTTGGAAGGAATTAAGGGAGTTATGCATTCGTCTGGTGAAGGAAAATGGGCACTAGAAACTGCTTTAGACCTTCAAGCCTCGACACCAGTAATGGCATTGGCCCTATTAATGCGTTTTCGCTCACAGGAAAATGACACATTTAACGGTAAGGTTGTAGCTGCTTTAAGAAATGAGTTTGGCGGCCATAAAGTCGAAAAAAATGAATAA
- a CDS encoding helix-turn-helix domain-containing protein, translated as MKSSFGSRLKELRKEKRLSQEELGAIIGVAQSTMGSYERETREPSIDGILELAHYFDVSVDYLLGNSNERKIPELTQLQGSYDLHKFMHENEIVLYGRTLTEDEKQRLLDISLGLFYR; from the coding sequence ATGAAATCCTCTTTTGGAAGCAGGTTAAAAGAGTTGCGTAAAGAGAAGCGTTTGTCACAGGAAGAACTAGGAGCTATTATAGGGGTCGCACAATCAACCATGGGATCTTACGAACGGGAAACACGCGAACCAAGTATTGACGGAATATTGGAACTTGCCCATTATTTTGATGTATCTGTCGATTATTTACTGGGTAACTCTAATGAACGAAAAATACCTGAATTAACACAGTTACAAGGATCCTATGACTTGCATAAATTCATGCATGAGAATGAGATTGTGCTATATGGCAGAACCTTAACAGAGGATGAAAAACAGCGTCTGTTAGATATCTCATTAGGCCTCTTCTATCGTTAA
- a CDS encoding class I adenylate-forming enzyme family protein has product MKLSQLLDSNIEKFDEYSFLFYGNKQFTNVETRRYANRLANGFRNRGIQPGDRILVIMPNMPEVLIAYQGITRAGAIIVPVMFSLHPKEIAYIAANCGAKLIITSKIILDHIQQAIDLLNIKPTVIITDDDTSSTAINIYEYMDSNENLDKRFSIDIDSKDTAVILYTSGTTGNPKGVMLTHSNLYSNAVNSAKHANTERGTTLGILPLAHVYGLTISNTCYIVGSSIVIFSRFDPAKTLAAIEKHRIKSFASVPAMIHALVSYPDYNQYDLQSLESISSGSAPLPTALLAAFEERFGAKVYEGYGLSEASPIVTAHKKGQPVRPGSVGFPIPGVQIKIVDGLALEMPTGEIGEVVVKGENVTPGYFHNESETNNVLIDGWLHTGDLGRIDEDGYLYIVDRKKDLVIRGGFNIYPRDVEEILSQHHAVSEVAVIGIPDASMGEELVACIVRESKKDIQEEELIAYCQEHLAKNKTPRKILFFDALPRNGVGKILKTHLRTAASERIIERDYK; this is encoded by the coding sequence GTGAAGCTATCACAATTGCTTGATTCGAATATCGAAAAATTCGATGAGTACTCTTTTTTATTCTATGGAAACAAGCAATTTACAAATGTAGAGACAAGGAGATATGCCAATCGATTGGCCAATGGATTTAGAAATAGAGGGATTCAGCCAGGAGACAGAATCCTTGTCATTATGCCAAATATGCCTGAAGTATTAATTGCGTATCAAGGGATAACAAGAGCCGGTGCTATCATTGTACCTGTTATGTTTTCACTCCATCCAAAAGAAATTGCCTATATTGCCGCAAATTGCGGAGCCAAACTAATTATCACCTCTAAAATCATACTCGATCATATCCAACAAGCGATTGATTTATTAAACATAAAACCAACCGTAATTATTACAGATGATGATACTTCCAGTACTGCGATTAATATATATGAATATATGGATTCCAATGAGAATTTGGACAAGCGATTTTCTATAGATATCGATTCAAAAGATACTGCTGTTATTCTCTATACCTCAGGTACTACAGGTAACCCAAAGGGAGTTATGCTGACTCATTCAAACCTCTATTCAAATGCGGTTAACTCTGCCAAACATGCTAATACAGAGAGAGGAACGACACTCGGAATTCTTCCGCTAGCTCATGTGTATGGGTTAACCATATCAAATACATGTTACATAGTGGGAAGTTCAATTGTTATCTTCTCCAGGTTTGACCCTGCAAAAACATTAGCAGCAATAGAAAAGCACAGAATTAAATCGTTTGCCAGTGTTCCTGCCATGATTCATGCCTTGGTCTCGTATCCTGATTATAATCAATACGATCTTCAAAGCTTGGAATCTATAAGTTCAGGTTCTGCGCCATTACCCACTGCCTTGCTGGCAGCATTTGAAGAAAGGTTTGGGGCAAAGGTTTATGAAGGTTATGGATTATCTGAGGCCTCACCTATTGTTACAGCTCATAAAAAGGGTCAGCCGGTTAGACCCGGATCTGTTGGATTTCCTATACCGGGGGTACAAATTAAAATTGTGGATGGATTGGCTTTGGAGATGCCAACCGGTGAGATTGGAGAAGTGGTGGTGAAGGGAGAAAATGTGACACCCGGTTATTTTCACAATGAAAGCGAAACAAACAACGTATTAATAGACGGTTGGTTGCATACGGGAGATTTAGGACGTATCGACGAAGATGGTTATTTATATATTGTCGACCGAAAAAAAGATTTAGTTATCCGTGGAGGGTTCAATATTTATCCACGTGATGTAGAGGAGATATTAAGTCAGCATCATGCGGTATCTGAAGTGGCTGTCATTGGAATACCAGATGCCAGTATGGGTGAAGAGTTGGTAGCATGCATTGTCAGGGAATCAAAAAAAGATATCCAGGAAGAGGAACTAATTGCATATTGTCAGGAACATCTTGCAAAAAATAAAACGCCAAGAAAAATATTATTTTTTGATGCACTACCGCGGAATGGTGTAGGGAAAATTCTGAAGACTCATCTCCGAACTGCCGCATCCGAGAGAATAATAGAGCGGGACTATAAATAA